The following proteins are co-located in the Pedobacter sp. FW305-3-2-15-E-R2A2 genome:
- a CDS encoding rhomboid family intramembrane serine protease — MDYINNTPVASLIFVFTIITSVYAFNDHGLFGKFMLHPYSVSRKHKVYTLITSGLIHADWMHLIFNMMTFFFFAFRLEAMIGSWQFGLLYFLGLILSDIPSVIKHKDDMWYNSLGASGAISAVLFSFILFDPMSKMMIFPLPIPIWAWLFGLLYLAYCWQMSKRAQDNINHDAHFFGALTGMIITVILVPGIIPNFIARLLGNG, encoded by the coding sequence ATGGATTATATTAATAATACCCCTGTAGCCTCCCTGATTTTTGTTTTTACGATTATTACCAGCGTTTATGCTTTCAACGACCATGGGTTATTTGGAAAATTTATGCTTCATCCTTATAGTGTATCCAGAAAACATAAAGTATATACCTTAATCACCAGTGGTTTGATTCATGCGGATTGGATGCACCTCATATTTAACATGATGACTTTCTTCTTCTTTGCCTTCAGGCTGGAAGCAATGATCGGTTCGTGGCAATTTGGTCTTCTTTATTTTCTGGGCTTGATTCTAAGTGACATTCCTTCGGTCATCAAGCATAAGGATGACATGTGGTACAATAGCCTTGGTGCTTCAGGGGCGATCAGTGCAGTATTGTTCAGCTTTATTCTGTTCGATCCCATGTCTAAGATGATGATCTTTCCTTTGCCAATTCCTATCTGGGCCTGGTTGTTTGGATTGTTATACCTGGCCTATTGCTGGCAGATGTCGAAAAGAGCTCAGGATAACATCAACCATGACGCCCATTTTTTTGGTGCATTAACCGGAATGATCATCACTGTCATCCTTGTTCCCGGAATCATCCCGAACTTTATTGCCAGGTTATTGGGTAACGGGTAA
- a CDS encoding MBL fold metallo-hydrolase has translation MKIAFHGAARAVTGSKHLITLKNNTQILLDCGLFQGMGDLTDDLNESFGFDPSLVSYLILSHAHIDHCGLLPRLVAEGFKGNIYCTPATMDLARILMMDSAKIQTQDAEYANRKKRQEESPEFPLYTEKDVIQTLSQFKVVNYNEDFQIDANVTLNLTDAGHIVGSAAVHLKINEEGKTTNLTFSGDVGRYGDLLLKSPQSFPQADYVIMESTYGDSLHQDLEPIEKTLNEIIHQTCILKKGKVIIPAFSVGRTQELLYALNAMELKNILPDVQYYVDSPLSLQATEVLRSHPEVYNNGVKEVMKVDKDIFSFKGLKFIESVEESKALNSDLRPCVIISSSGMAEGGRVKHHIRNNISDQKNTILMVGYAEPRSLAGKLLAGQPKVWLFGQEYEVVADVRSIRSMSAHGDYEDLLQFLSGQDPNQVKHIFLVHGEYKVQQIFAGHLNDKGFHNVTIPEYHQEFEL, from the coding sequence ATGAAGATTGCATTTCATGGGGCGGCACGTGCCGTTACAGGTAGTAAACACCTGATCACTTTAAAAAATAATACTCAAATTTTATTAGACTGCGGGCTATTTCAGGGGATGGGCGATCTGACCGATGACCTCAACGAATCGTTTGGATTCGATCCCTCCCTGGTCAGTTACCTCATCCTGTCCCATGCACATATCGATCATTGTGGTTTACTGCCCAGGTTGGTAGCTGAAGGTTTTAAAGGAAATATCTACTGCACACCAGCCACCATGGATCTGGCAAGAATACTGATGATGGACTCTGCAAAGATTCAAACTCAGGATGCAGAATATGCGAATAGAAAAAAGCGACAGGAGGAAAGCCCGGAATTTCCTCTCTATACAGAAAAGGATGTGATCCAAACGCTGAGCCAGTTTAAAGTAGTCAACTACAATGAGGACTTTCAGATAGATGCCAATGTGACCCTAAACCTGACCGACGCGGGCCATATCGTTGGCAGTGCGGCAGTTCATTTAAAGATCAACGAAGAAGGAAAAACTACGAACCTGACATTTAGCGGAGATGTGGGAAGGTATGGAGACTTATTATTAAAAAGTCCTCAGTCCTTTCCCCAGGCAGATTATGTCATCATGGAATCCACCTATGGAGATTCCCTGCATCAGGATTTAGAGCCCATCGAAAAGACCCTTAACGAGATCATTCATCAAACCTGCATCCTAAAAAAAGGAAAGGTCATCATCCCTGCTTTTAGTGTGGGTCGTACACAGGAATTGCTGTATGCACTAAATGCGATGGAACTGAAAAATATCCTTCCTGATGTACAATATTATGTAGATAGTCCACTATCGCTCCAGGCGACAGAAGTGCTAAGGAGTCATCCTGAAGTCTATAACAATGGCGTAAAAGAGGTGATGAAAGTGGATAAGGACATCTTTAGCTTTAAAGGCTTAAAGTTTATTGAAAGCGTAGAAGAATCTAAAGCATTAAATAGTGATCTCCGCCCATGTGTCATCATTTCCTCTTCAGGAATGGCAGAAGGAGGCAGGGTAAAACACCACATTCGCAACAACATCAGTGATCAGAAAAACACCATTTTAATGGTGGGTTATGCAGAGCCCAGATCTTTGGCCGGCAAACTACTTGCAGGACAGCCTAAAGTATGGCTTTTCGGACAGGAATATGAAGTCGTTGCAGATGTCCGTTCCATCAGATCAATGAGTGCACATGGTGATTATGAAGATTTACTGCAGTTTCTTTCCGGACAAGATCCAAACCAGGTCAAGCACATTTTCCTTGTTCATGGAGAATATAAGGTACAACAGATATTTGCAGGACATCTTAACGATAAAGGTTTCCATAACGTAACCATTCCCGAATATCATCAGGAATTTGAACTCTAA
- a CDS encoding outer membrane beta-barrel protein encodes MKTIFTACLSLLFYINAAAQSNFYKISAGGGFGLTQSFADLKKHSFGLAGYGLVDYYFTPFISAGIEGQMGEINGGSTKTDPNEREFINSYKAFTINGKIALGALIDYQKGEFSNTIKGLYVGTGFGVIMNDVNRVRKEPVDPDLPVTDPPAPAKIWPGKDKSTNLLFPLNVGINFYFPDRSGYTRYILNFNYQSNLTIGEGLDGYDESSRTFKSGAPDVYTYFSVGLRYQFGSVGLFHKTIF; translated from the coding sequence TTGAAAACAATTTTCACCGCATGCCTGTCACTTCTATTCTATATTAATGCCGCTGCACAATCGAACTTCTATAAAATAAGCGCTGGGGGCGGTTTTGGACTCACACAATCTTTCGCAGATTTGAAAAAACATTCCTTTGGACTGGCAGGATATGGTCTTGTAGATTACTATTTTACGCCTTTTATCAGTGCAGGAATAGAAGGACAAATGGGTGAGATCAACGGAGGTAGCACAAAAACAGACCCGAATGAACGCGAGTTTATCAATTCCTACAAAGCTTTTACAATCAATGGAAAAATTGCCCTGGGAGCTTTAATCGACTATCAAAAAGGTGAATTCTCCAATACCATAAAAGGACTCTATGTTGGAACAGGGTTTGGTGTGATTATGAATGATGTAAACAGGGTACGGAAAGAGCCTGTTGATCCGGACCTTCCGGTAACGGACCCTCCGGCACCCGCCAAAATATGGCCGGGAAAGGACAAATCCACAAATTTACTTTTCCCCCTGAATGTGGGCATCAACTTTTATTTTCCGGATCGTTCAGGCTATACCCGCTATATCTTAAATTTCAATTACCAAAGTAACCTTACTATTGGTGAAGGTTTGGATGGCTATGATGAATCCTCAAGAACCTTTAAAAGCGGTGCACCTGACGTGTACACTTATTTCTCTGTCGGACTGAGGTATCAGTTTGGCAGTGTAGGACTCTTCCACAAAACTATTTTTTAA
- a CDS encoding M14 family metallopeptidase, with amino-acid sequence MGRLIFILFLLINAGALAQQTPFERSNKKETATYTEVIHYYQSLAKTYPQAKLMTYGPTDFGPPLQLLVLSKDKVFDPVAIRKTDKRILLINNGIHPGEPEGIDASMMLARDLLKENRLPKNVVICIIPVYNIDGSFNRGNTSRANQNGPTAYGFRGNSKNYDLNRDFIKTDSKNSQSFQEIFNTWQPEIFVDTHTSNGADYQYTMTLIPTHKDKLQPLLSTYLTKTLVPSLYQEMEKKGYEMIPYVNSIGETPDQGITGFLESPRYSTGYATLHNTIGFMPETHMLKAFDKRVDATYKLLQTYIDVVVRDAKLIGENKKKADEAVALQQDFAIEWKLNKNESTPLMFKGYAAKQKPSEVSGLDRLYYDRNEPYTKEIKYWNTFEPSLTVSKPIAYLIPQAWTKVVALLKLNQVKVQQLSRDAVIPVEMYYINDYKTATRPFEGHYLHTAVKVNSTLQNLPFYAGDYIVYVNQPTNRYIVETLEPQAIDSFFNWNFFDAILGMKEHFSSYVFEDTAAELLKKDPALREKLEKEKAAKPELAKDAEAQLDFIYKNSAYYEKTHTRYPIGRLLKDQHLTLK; translated from the coding sequence ATGGGCCGTTTAATTTTCATTTTATTTTTGTTAATCAATGCCGGGGCTTTGGCGCAACAAACACCTTTCGAGCGCAGCAATAAAAAGGAAACGGCCACTTATACAGAAGTCATTCATTATTATCAGTCATTGGCAAAAACTTATCCCCAGGCCAAACTGATGACTTATGGTCCCACAGATTTTGGTCCGCCTTTACAACTGCTGGTATTGTCCAAAGACAAAGTATTCGATCCTGTGGCCATCAGAAAAACTGATAAAAGAATTTTGCTGATCAATAATGGCATCCATCCGGGAGAGCCTGAAGGAATTGATGCAAGTATGATGCTCGCACGTGATCTGCTTAAAGAAAACAGATTGCCTAAAAATGTGGTGATCTGCATTATTCCGGTATATAATATAGATGGCAGCTTTAACCGCGGGAATACCTCAAGGGCAAATCAGAATGGCCCAACCGCTTATGGATTTAGAGGGAATAGCAAAAATTACGACCTGAACAGGGATTTCATTAAAACGGATTCTAAAAATTCGCAGTCCTTCCAGGAGATTTTTAACACCTGGCAACCGGAGATATTTGTAGATACCCATACCAGTAATGGCGCAGATTATCAATATACCATGACCTTGATTCCTACGCATAAAGATAAACTACAACCTCTTCTTTCGACTTACCTCACAAAAACGTTAGTTCCTTCCCTGTATCAGGAGATGGAAAAAAAAGGATATGAAATGATTCCCTATGTGAACTCCATTGGAGAAACTCCCGATCAGGGAATCACAGGTTTTCTGGAATCACCACGCTACTCTACCGGATATGCCACATTACACAATACCATCGGTTTTATGCCCGAGACCCATATGCTGAAAGCTTTTGATAAAAGAGTAGATGCCACTTATAAACTCCTGCAAACCTATATCGATGTGGTGGTAAGAGATGCAAAACTGATTGGAGAAAATAAGAAAAAAGCAGACGAAGCGGTCGCCTTGCAGCAGGATTTTGCCATAGAATGGAAACTCAACAAGAACGAGTCAACACCCCTGATGTTTAAAGGTTATGCTGCCAAACAAAAACCAAGCGAGGTGAGTGGTCTCGACAGGTTGTACTACGACCGGAATGAGCCTTATACCAAAGAAATTAAATACTGGAATACTTTCGAGCCCTCTCTGACGGTCAGCAAGCCTATCGCCTACCTCATTCCTCAGGCCTGGACCAAAGTCGTCGCGCTTTTAAAACTCAACCAGGTGAAAGTACAACAACTGAGCAGAGATGCCGTTATTCCGGTAGAAATGTATTACATCAATGATTATAAAACTGCAACACGTCCTTTTGAAGGGCATTACCTGCATACTGCGGTGAAAGTAAATTCAACACTTCAAAACCTGCCCTTTTATGCAGGTGATTATATCGTCTATGTAAACCAACCTACAAACCGGTATATTGTAGAGACATTGGAACCACAGGCCATCGACTCTTTCTTTAACTGGAATTTCTTTGATGCCATACTGGGAATGAAAGAACATTTCTCGTCCTATGTTTTTGAAGATACCGCGGCAGAGCTCTTAAAAAAAGACCCAGCCCTACGGGAAAAACTGGAAAAAGAAAAAGCAGCAAAACCGGAATTGGCAAAAGATGCGGAAGCCCAACTGGATTTCATTTATAAAAATTCCGCCTACTACGAAAAAACACATACCCGTTACCCTATTGGCAGATTGCTAAAAGACCAACACTTAACCTTAAAATAA
- a CDS encoding YtxH domain-containing protein has protein sequence MKKETKIIAGLLAGAALGAAIALILASDKDGEMKDKVSDWFCDLLDSSKEKLVDAAGHVKDTIAKVRA, from the coding sequence ATGAAAAAGGAAACCAAAATCATTGCAGGTTTATTGGCAGGAGCTGCCCTGGGAGCTGCCATCGCATTAATATTAGCATCAGATAAAGATGGAGAAATGAAAGATAAAGTATCCGATTGGTTTTGTGATTTATTAGATTCCTCCAAAGAAAAACTGGTAGATGCTGCAGGTCATGTTAAAGATACCATCGCTAAAGTTAGAGCTTAA
- the rplM gene encoding 50S ribosomal protein L13, which yields MNTLSYKTVSANAKTVNKQWVVVDAQGEILGRLSSKIAMIIRGKNKPEYTPHVDCGDNVIVINADKVKLTGNKFSDKRYISYTGYPGGQRFISPKELMAKHPKRVIEKAVRGMLPKTKLGAKLYTNLYVYAGTEHPHAAQSPTTITL from the coding sequence GTGAATACGTTAAGTTACAAAACTGTCTCTGCCAATGCAAAAACTGTTAACAAACAGTGGGTTGTTGTTGATGCACAAGGCGAGATTTTGGGGCGCTTGTCATCGAAGATCGCTATGATCATCCGTGGTAAAAACAAGCCTGAGTATACCCCACACGTAGACTGCGGTGATAACGTTATCGTTATTAATGCAGACAAGGTTAAATTGACAGGAAATAAATTCAGCGATAAACGCTATATTTCTTACACTGGTTACCCAGGTGGTCAGCGTTTCATTTCTCCTAAAGAGTTAATGGCGAAACATCCTAAGCGTGTTATCGAGAAAGCGGTGCGTGGTATGTTACCTAAAACTAAACTTGGTGCAAAATTATACACCAACTTATATGTTTATGCAGGTACAGAACATCCTCATGCAGCACAATCACCAACAACCATTACACTTTAA
- the pepT gene encoding peptidase T has protein sequence MLNYQNKNNSLQNRFAKYVQIDTQSDPTSATIPSTEKQKNLGKVLVVELLEMGVTDAHLDEFGYVYATIPSNTEKNVPVICFCSHMDTSPDCSGTNVKPIIHANYQGQDLVLPDDESIVLKMSEHPDLKDQIGNDIITASGTTLLGADNKAGLAEIMEAAAFLMQNPGFKHGTIKILFTPDEEIGRGVDKADLKKLGADFAYTIDGETLGSIEDETFSADGAVLTINGVSTHPGFAKGKMESAIKILSDVISALPSDCLSPESTELKEGFIHPVTISGSVEQAQARFILRAFDDEQLEANGELLDATVRNIIEDFPNSTYELKITEQYRNMKKVLDEYPQVIEYGVEAIKRAGITPKRQSIRGGTDGSRLSFMGLPCPNIFAGEHAFHGKQEWASVQDMEKAVETIINISAIWEEKA, from the coding sequence ATGCTAAATTATCAAAATAAAAACAATTCCCTTCAAAACCGATTTGCAAAGTATGTGCAGATTGATACGCAATCAGATCCAACGTCTGCAACGATCCCTTCCACAGAGAAGCAAAAGAACCTGGGAAAAGTTCTTGTCGTGGAATTATTAGAAATGGGTGTTACCGATGCTCATCTTGACGAATTTGGTTACGTGTATGCCACTATTCCTTCTAATACAGAGAAAAATGTTCCTGTGATTTGCTTTTGCTCACACATGGATACCTCTCCTGATTGTAGTGGAACGAATGTAAAACCGATCATTCATGCCAATTATCAGGGCCAGGACCTGGTACTTCCTGATGATGAAAGCATCGTTTTAAAGATGTCCGAACATCCTGATTTAAAAGACCAGATTGGAAATGACATCATTACTGCCAGCGGAACAACACTTCTTGGTGCAGATAATAAGGCCGGATTGGCGGAGATTATGGAAGCTGCCGCATTTTTGATGCAGAACCCGGGTTTCAAGCATGGAACAATTAAAATATTATTTACTCCGGACGAAGAAATCGGTAGAGGAGTAGATAAAGCAGACCTTAAAAAACTGGGTGCTGATTTTGCTTATACCATTGATGGGGAAACTTTAGGTTCTATTGAAGACGAAACTTTTTCTGCCGATGGAGCTGTACTGACGATAAACGGGGTAAGTACACATCCTGGATTTGCAAAAGGAAAAATGGAAAGTGCAATTAAGATCTTGTCTGATGTGATCAGTGCTTTACCTTCAGATTGCCTTTCTCCTGAATCAACAGAGTTGAAGGAAGGGTTTATCCATCCGGTAACCATTTCAGGAAGTGTAGAGCAGGCACAGGCCCGCTTTATCCTACGTGCTTTTGATGATGAACAGTTAGAAGCGAATGGTGAACTGCTGGATGCTACGGTGAGAAACATCATTGAAGACTTTCCGAACTCGACTTATGAGTTAAAGATTACAGAGCAGTACCGCAACATGAAAAAGGTGCTGGACGAATATCCACAGGTAATTGAGTATGGTGTTGAAGCGATAAAGAGAGCTGGAATTACACCAAAGAGACAAAGTATCCGCGGAGGAACAGATGGTTCACGTCTTTCCTTTATGGGCTTGCCTTGTCCTAATATTTTTGCCGGGGAGCACGCCTTCCATGGTAAACAGGAATGGGCTTCCGTTCAGGATATGGAAAAAGCGGTCGAAACGATCATTAATATCTCTGCCATCTGGGAAGAGAAAGCATAA
- the rpsB gene encoding 30S ribosomal protein S2, producing MARTTYQDLLDAGVHFGHLTRKWNPKMAPYIFMERNGIHIIDLNKTLTKTEEAASAIKQIVKSGRKILFVATKKQAKEIVADQAKKVNMPFVTERWLGGMLTNFATVRKSIKKMSNIDKMTKDGTYSILSKKERLMIQRERIKLESLLGGIADLNRLPAAIFLIDVKKEHIAVSEALKLNIPTFAMVDTNSDPSNIDFPIPANDDATKSISLITDVIIKAIEEGLDERKREKDEETEKEAVAAKAAADAPEAAAPGARRKKVNADTEEGTSEEA from the coding sequence ATGGCAAGAACTACATATCAAGACTTATTGGATGCAGGTGTACACTTCGGTCACCTTACCCGTAAATGGAACCCAAAAATGGCGCCTTACATTTTCATGGAGCGCAATGGAATCCACATCATAGATTTAAATAAAACTTTAACTAAGACTGAAGAAGCTGCTTCAGCAATCAAACAGATCGTTAAATCTGGTCGTAAGATTCTTTTCGTAGCTACTAAGAAACAAGCTAAAGAAATCGTTGCTGATCAAGCAAAAAAAGTAAACATGCCTTTCGTAACTGAGCGTTGGTTAGGTGGTATGTTAACTAACTTTGCTACTGTTCGCAAGTCAATCAAAAAGATGTCTAACATCGATAAGATGACTAAAGATGGTACTTATTCGATCCTTTCTAAGAAAGAGCGTTTAATGATCCAACGTGAGCGTATTAAATTGGAAAGCTTACTAGGTGGTATCGCGGATCTAAACCGTTTACCAGCTGCTATCTTTTTAATTGACGTTAAAAAAGAGCACATCGCTGTTAGCGAAGCGTTGAAATTAAACATTCCAACATTTGCAATGGTTGATACTAACTCTGATCCTTCTAACATCGATTTCCCAATTCCTGCGAATGATGATGCTACTAAATCTATCTCTTTAATCACTGATGTTATCATCAAAGCGATCGAAGAAGGTTTAGATGAGCGCAAACGTGAGAAAGACGAAGAAACTGAAAAAGAAGCTGTAGCTGCTAAAGCTGCTGCTGATGCTCCTGAAGCTGCTGCTCCTGGTGCAAGAAGAAAAAAAGTAAATGCTGATACTGAAGAAGGTACTAGCGAAGAAGCTTAA
- the rpsI gene encoding 30S ribosomal protein S9, translating into MSVTNTSGRRKTAVARIYLKEGNGTITVNGKDHKVYFPTLPLQYIVNQSFEVSELTGQYDVNVNVAGGGIKGQAEAVRLAIAKAIVELDAEKKPALRAKGLMTRDMRMVERKKPGRKKARKKFQFSKR; encoded by the coding sequence ATGTCAGTTACTAACACTTCAGGAAGAAGAAAAACTGCTGTTGCACGCATCTATTTAAAAGAAGGCAACGGCACAATTACCGTAAACGGTAAAGACCATAAAGTATATTTCCCAACATTGCCTTTACAATACATTGTAAACCAGTCATTCGAAGTTTCTGAATTGACAGGTCAGTATGATGTAAACGTAAATGTAGCTGGTGGTGGTATCAAAGGTCAGGCAGAAGCAGTTCGTTTAGCTATCGCTAAAGCTATTGTGGAATTGGATGCTGAGAAAAAACCAGCATTACGCGCTAAAGGGTTAATGACCCGTGATATGCGTATGGTTGAACGTAAGAAACCAGGACGTAAGAAAGCACGTAAGAAATTCCAATTCAGTAAACGTTAA
- the tsf gene encoding translation elongation factor Ts, which produces MSTVQISAADVNKLRQQTGSGMMDCKKALIETNGDFEAAVDYLRKKGAKVAASRQDRDSNEGVVIAKATADGKRGVVVELNCETDFVAKNADFVALANKFTDLAIDKNPASLEELLSLEIDGQKVSDIIIENTGKIGEKIGISKFETVSGEKVVPYIHGNYRLGVLVALNQDVAGVDEAGKDVAMQIAAMNPVALDKADVDSTTIERETEIAKEQIRAEGKPEEMVEKIAAGKLNKFYKDSTLLNQEFVKDSSKDVRKFLNDTANGLTVTAFKRVQLGA; this is translated from the coding sequence ATGTCTACAGTACAAATTTCTGCAGCAGATGTAAACAAATTACGCCAGCAAACCGGTTCAGGTATGATGGATTGCAAAAAAGCATTAATCGAAACTAACGGTGATTTTGAAGCAGCGGTTGATTACTTACGTAAAAAAGGTGCTAAAGTAGCAGCTTCACGTCAGGACCGTGATTCTAACGAAGGTGTTGTTATCGCAAAAGCTACAGCAGACGGTAAACGTGGTGTTGTTGTTGAATTAAACTGCGAAACTGACTTCGTGGCTAAAAATGCTGATTTCGTAGCTTTAGCTAACAAATTCACTGATCTTGCTATCGATAAAAATCCTGCTTCATTAGAAGAGCTTTTATCTTTAGAAATTGATGGTCAGAAAGTTTCTGATATCATCATCGAAAACACTGGTAAAATCGGTGAAAAAATCGGTATCTCTAAATTCGAAACTGTTTCAGGTGAAAAAGTTGTTCCTTACATCCACGGTAACTACCGTTTAGGTGTATTGGTTGCTTTAAACCAGGATGTTGCAGGTGTTGATGAAGCTGGTAAAGATGTAGCTATGCAAATCGCTGCAATGAACCCGGTAGCTTTAGATAAAGCTGACGTAGATTCAACTACTATCGAGCGTGAAACTGAAATCGCTAAAGAACAAATCCGTGCTGAAGGTAAACCTGAAGAAATGGTAGAAAAAATTGCTGCTGGTAAATTGAATAAATTTTACAAAGACAGTACTTTATTAAACCAGGAATTCGTTAAAGATTCTTCTAAAGACGTTCGTAAATTCTTAAATGATACTGCTAACGGTTTAACTGTTACTGCATTCAAACGTGTACAATTAGGAGCTTAA
- a CDS encoding DUF6358 family protein, whose protein sequence is MGKKIALNVFYNLGLIVSIFGAVWAFNNTKYLVIVLFVATAAFFLYLKLQLIKEMRSALKKRQKDLG, encoded by the coding sequence ATGGGAAAGAAAATTGCATTAAACGTTTTTTATAACCTGGGTCTGATTGTATCCATCTTCGGAGCGGTATGGGCTTTTAACAATACAAAGTATCTGGTAATTGTTCTTTTTGTGGCGACAGCCGCATTCTTTCTTTACCTGAAACTGCAACTCATCAAAGAGATGCGTAGCGCACTTAAGAAGAGGCAAAAAGATTTGGGTTAA
- a CDS encoding dipeptide epimerase encodes MQATYTSYHLELKHPFAIAKFSRTSTPIMLLKLSYEGKDGYGEASMVPYMGESVASAQSFLKKVDWKRFVYPFNFEEIIAYLDDIEKGQPAIKAAIDIALNDLNGKILEKPCYEIYGANPLKMPVTSYTIGIDSLDVIKEKVTDAKDFKVLKVKLGRDNDKELINTIRTISNVPLYVDANQGWTDRKQAIDMIYWLHDQGVVLIEQPMDKANLEGNAWLTGRSPIPILADEAVQRLVDMDALKGAYHGVNIKLMKSTGMYEGHQMIKKARSFGMKVLIGCMSETSCATQAGMALAPLCDWADLDGPWLTKNNPFDAPQIIAGKYQLKDLPGLGLEGINPNLFASS; translated from the coding sequence ATGCAGGCAACCTACACCTCTTATCATCTCGAATTAAAGCACCCTTTTGCTATCGCTAAATTTTCAAGGACCAGCACACCAATCATGTTGCTGAAACTGAGTTATGAAGGTAAGGATGGATATGGAGAGGCTTCTATGGTTCCTTATATGGGGGAAAGCGTAGCCAGTGCCCAGTCCTTTTTAAAGAAGGTCGACTGGAAAAGGTTTGTATACCCCTTTAATTTCGAAGAGATCATTGCCTATCTGGACGACATTGAAAAAGGACAGCCCGCCATAAAAGCAGCGATAGATATTGCGCTCAATGACCTGAACGGAAAGATATTGGAAAAACCCTGTTACGAAATCTATGGCGCAAATCCTTTAAAGATGCCGGTCACCTCTTATACCATTGGGATTGATAGCCTGGATGTCATTAAAGAAAAGGTAACCGATGCCAAAGACTTTAAAGTATTGAAAGTAAAGCTGGGAAGAGATAATGATAAAGAACTGATCAATACCATCAGGACGATCAGCAATGTGCCACTATATGTAGATGCCAATCAGGGCTGGACGGACAGGAAGCAGGCCATAGATATGATTTACTGGCTGCATGACCAGGGAGTTGTGTTGATTGAACAGCCAATGGATAAAGCCAATCTGGAAGGAAATGCATGGCTGACAGGTCGCAGTCCGATTCCGATTCTGGCAGATGAAGCCGTACAGCGACTGGTTGATATGGATGCCCTGAAAGGGGCTTACCATGGTGTAAATATTAAACTGATGAAGAGTACAGGAATGTATGAAGGGCATCAGATGATCAAAAAAGCACGTTCATTCGGGATGAAAGTACTGATCGGATGCATGAGTGAAACTTCTTGCGCCACACAAGCAGGAATGGCTCTTGCTCCGCTTTGCGACTGGGCGGATCTGGATGGCCCATGGCTTACCAAAAACAATCCTTTTGATGCCCCGCAAATCATTGCGGGGAAATATCAATTGAAAGACCTGCCTGGCCTGGGCCTCGAAGGGATTAACCCAAATCTTTTTGCCTCTTCTTAA
- a CDS encoding class I SAM-dependent methyltransferase — MDVFGEALKDQYTKPPAETLWVHNSYDEPEEMPVDIYFRNESEMPELELKALDLCKGKILDVGAGVGSHALILQQRGFNVTGMDISAPAVQIMKQRGLKQAIEGNILKYKDQKYDTLLFMMNGIGLTGSIPGLKAFLKHVKSLLNPGGQLVFDSSDLSYLYQEIPFPSNGYFGEVSFRYEYKSIKGNWFKWIYVDQKTLTDLAKESGWTTEIIFEDGQDQYLARLTF; from the coding sequence ATGGACGTTTTTGGTGAAGCATTAAAAGATCAATATACTAAACCACCCGCAGAAACCCTGTGGGTGCATAATTCTTACGATGAACCGGAGGAAATGCCGGTCGACATCTATTTCAGAAATGAATCCGAAATGCCGGAACTGGAGCTGAAAGCGCTGGACCTTTGCAAAGGTAAAATACTGGATGTGGGTGCCGGTGTTGGCAGTCATGCGCTCATACTTCAGCAGCGGGGTTTTAACGTTACAGGAATGGACATCTCCGCTCCTGCCGTTCAAATCATGAAGCAACGTGGACTGAAACAGGCCATCGAAGGAAACATCCTTAAGTATAAGGACCAAAAATACGACACCCTGCTTTTTATGATGAACGGAATCGGCCTGACAGGCTCCATACCGGGGTTAAAGGCGTTCCTTAAACACGTAAAAAGCCTGCTTAATCCCGGCGGACAACTGGTATTCGACAGCTCAGATCTTTCTTATCTATACCAGGAAATTCCTTTTCCTTCCAACGGATATTTTGGAGAAGTGAGCTTCAGGTATGAATACAAAAGCATTAAAGGAAATTGGTTCAAATGGATTTATGTCGATCAGAAAACTTTGACAGATCTCGCAAAAGAGAGCGGATGGACAACCGAGATTATCTTCGAAGATGGTCAGGATCAATATCTCGCAAGGTTAACCTTTTAA